A region of the Patescibacteria group bacterium genome:
GGTCAGCTATGCTACAGTAGTCGGTCTTGATGTTATCAATATTGTTGAACCCAAAGTAATGATTGGTTTATTTATTGGCGGTCTTTTGCCATTTATTTTTTCAGCCATCACCATGAAGGCCGTGGGCAAGGCCGCATACAAAGTGGTTCAGGAAGTTCGCCGGCAATTTAAAGAAATTAAAGGGATTATGGAAGGTGAAGCCAAACCAGATTATGCAAAAACCGTGGAAATTGTTACTGCCAGCGCTTTGCGCGAAATGGTTGTTCCTGGCGTCTTGGCTGTTATTGTGCCAGTTATTGTCGGCTTTGTTCTTGGTCCAGCCGCTCTTGGCGGTGTTTTAGCTGGCGCTATTGTTACAGGATTTTTAATGGCTGTTTTTATGGCAAACTCTGGTGGCGCTTGGGATAATGCTAAAAAATATATTGAAGCTGGTAATCTTGGAGGCAAAGGTTCTGATTGTCATAAAGCTGCTGTTGTTGGTGATACTGTTGGCGACCCCTTCAAAGACACATCTGGCCCGGCTTTAAATATCTTGATAAAATTAATGAGCATTGTGTCATTGATCATCGCGCCGTTGTTGCGTATTTGACTTTGGGTTTCCCCTCATGTTATTATAGAAGTATCCTAAATTTTTATTTAAATATTATGTTTAAATTTGGTCTTTATCCTGTTACTATTGAGCCCTGCGAAGAAGGCGGCTACTTTGCCAAATGTCCAGCTTTTCAAGGGTGCTATGCTGAAGGCGAGACTTACGCTGAAGTAATTAATAATATTGAAGGAGTGATAAAAGCGCACATTGAAGATATGAAAAAAAACAATGAGTTTGTTCCAAGTTTTACTGTCAAAAAGCCATGTTTTGCGAGTCTTAATATTCCTATTCCCATAAGAGTATAGTAATGTCTAAAAGGTTTCCAACAGCCAATTATAAAGATGTTATCAGAATAGCCAAAAAACTTGGTTTTTATTTTTCCAGTGAAGGACCTGGCAGTCATGAAATTTGGCGTCGGAATTCTGATAATCAACGTATAACAGTTCCAA
Encoded here:
- a CDS encoding type II toxin-antitoxin system HicA family toxin, whose amino-acid sequence is MSKRFPTANYKDVIRIAKKLGFYFSSEGPGSHEIWRRNSDNQRITVPNHGKKDIKRKTLKSIITDFGISSEKFIKLRKGK
- a CDS encoding type II toxin-antitoxin system HicB family antitoxin, yielding MFKFGLYPVTIEPCEEGGYFAKCPAFQGCYAEGETYAEVINNIEGVIKAHIEDMKKNNEFVPSFTVKKPCFASLNIPIPIRV